Below is a genomic region from Phycisphaerae bacterium.
TGGGATCGGCCTCCAGAACCGTGACGTGCTCGAGCTTGTCCGCCAGTTCTTCGGCGCGAGCGTGGCCTTCCACGAACAAACGAACGGAGAACGACCGCCCGCGAAGCGCCCGGCACAACCACACCGCCGTGGCCGTCTCGCCCATGATGGATATGCCCTGGTGGCGCTCCTTGCCCTTGCGGAAAAGTCGCCGTGCCTGGTCGAAGCTCTGCAACTGGCCGATCAGCGTGACCTGATCGCCCTCCCGAATCTCCGTTGCGGCGCGGGCGATGCTTGCCCCGTCCGCGTTTTCCACCGTGGCCAGCCGGGCGCTCGGCGGAAGGCGAATATCGGCCAGGCGCTGTCCCACGGCCGGCGCTCCCTTGTCCACGGCCAGCGTCTGCATGATCAACTGGCCCCGCCCGAATTCCTCCAGCGCGATCAGGCCGGGGTTGCGCAGCGTCCGCGCCAGCGCCAGCGCCGTCAGGTGCTCCGGGCAGATCATCTCATCGATGCCCATCCGCTGTGAGTACACCGTGTTGCGCAGCGAGAAATTGGCCGTATGGTGGACGCGCACGACGGTCTTCTTGGCCCCGGCACTCTTGGCCAGGCCGGCGGCAAGCATGTTGATTTCGTCAATCTGCGTGGCGGCCACGAACAGGTCGCAGCGCTCGACCCCGACCTCCTCCAGAATGTCCAGATGGGCGCAGTGACCGCGCAGCGTGCGCACATCCAGCGAGTCGTCGAGCTGTTCGAGACGTAACTCGTCCAGATCGATGACCGAGACGTTGTGGCCGAGCGCGGACAGCACCTCCGCCGCGTGCCCGCCGACCTCGCCGGCTCCGGCGATGATCACGTTCATACGCTGACTTTCGCGTCTCGTGCAGTAGCCGACGCGGCCCGCCGCGCCTTGCCCATAGCTTCGGGCCTCAAAGGCGAGGCCGACTGGCCCCGCCCCAGACCGAAACCGCGCCGTTGCGTGTGATACTTTACTTCGGGCTTCCCGTCGGGTCGAGATCGTGCGCCAGCACGGCGTTGATCCAGGTGAGCATCGCCTCCGCGTCCGAATCGCCGAGCGCCGACACCACGTTCTGCCGGATTTCCGCCCGTCCGTCCTCCGCCGGCTTGTTTAGCGCATCCCGGAGGACCGCACGGTAAAGGTCAGGGTGGGCGATGCGCAGGGAATACACCGAGGCCCAGCTCTGCGCGTAACGATCGGCGGCAAAAGCCGGCGGTTCCTCCAACGGCCCCTTACGATTGATGAATGTCTCCGATGGGATAAGCCGCGATCGATCCAGTGCATCACGCAACTGTTCAATCGTCGCCGCCTGTGCCGTCGCATCCAATCCCAATATGCCGCGGAGGTCGGAGAGTCGATAAGGGCTCACCGCGATTTGCTCCGCCCGGTATGCCGCCAACGACCCTTCGAACTGACACGCCAGCCCCTCCGCCAGCCACGGAGGAAGCGAGGACGCCCGCCCGGCCGCCGTGACGTTGGCGAGAATCAGGTGCACGACCTCGTGCTGGAGCGTGAGGACAAGAGCGGGATCAAGCTCCCCCGGGGGCCGGTTGCCCACCTCCGCCAGATAGACGGCGTTGGCGCCGGCGTTGTAGAAGCCGCTCACGCGCGCCGTTGGGGGATTCCCTTGGGCGACGATTCCCGCCCGTTCGGCCCGCGCCGCCAGCACCTCGGGATTCTCGTACATGACGATGTTCATTCGCTGCGCCGGCTCCGCGACCTGCACCCCATTGCGGCGCAGGTGTGCCACGACAATGGCATAAAGCGGCTCGAGACGCTCGGCGACGGCCTCGCCGGAGCGGCGATCAGCATCGGAAAAAAGCAAGAAATGCTCAGTCGGAATGATGCTGGTCAGACCCACCGGCGGAACGCAGGCTGGAGCGTCGTCGCTAGCGTACACTCGGGCACGCTCCGTCCCCGCCGCGATGACCGCGACGAACAACGCCGATCGAATGACAATCCAACCGTCCTTCCACGCCTGGGAAAGCGAAAGCTCGAATAGGCATCTGCACATGAACCAAGTCCTTGACCAGGCGGCCGATCGAAGTTCTCTCGCCCCACGGAGCCCCAACGGCTCAGCCCCGACGAACCTCATTCAATAGAGCTTGTGGGGCGCCGATATCCGCGACCGCCACGTCACCCAAGTAGGGCCATGCCGAAGACTGGGCAAACCCCGACTTCTTCGCCACAAAGGTTATCGTCAGATCGGCTCGAATGGTCGCATTGGCCGGCGTTCCCGTTTCACAATCAAGCCCGGACGGCACGTCCACCGCGACCATTCCCCGCTTGCGCGCCTGGTTCAGCGCCGCGATGAACTCCGCGATCGGCGATCGAACCTCTCCGCGAAACCCGGTACCGAGAAGCGCATCGAACACGACATCGCCATCCCCAATCCCCCCCGCCAGCGCCCGCAGCGCTTCGGCATCCTCGCCGGACACGATGGAGATCCCCATCGCTTCGGCAATGGCGTGGTTCGTGCGCGCGTCGCTGGTCAGCTTCTCTTCTCGGCCCGCCAGGATGATACGAACCGACCAGCCGCCGTTGTGCAGATGTCGGGCAATTACGAATCCATCGCCGCCGTTGTTGCCCGTGCCACAGGCAATCACGGCCGAGCCGGAATCGCCGTATCGCCCCCTCGCGATCTCCGCCGCATTCCGCCCGGCGTTCTCCATCAGCAGAATGCTCGGCATCCGGTACCGCTCGACCGCCAGACGATCGACCTCACGGACCTGCTCTCGACTCAACACGAGTTCAGATGCGGACATGTGCGAGCCCCGTCGAAATCTCACGAAGTGATTGGTTTGGAATCGCGCCGGGCAAGGCTCAATGATTCGACATGGCGCCGGCCAATCGCGCGTCATCCGTCTCGCGGGCCTCTCGCTCCGCCACGCCGGCACGCGCCGCCAAGGCGCTACGCTGGATCATGGCGGTCGCCTCCCGCGCTGGCCGCAGAAGTCGCGCCGGCCGGGCGAACAGAAACAGCATCGCCACCGCGCACACCGCCACCCCCACGCGAAGCGGAATGCCGCCCGCCGGCGTGATGCGCTCCGATGCGCTCTGCGACGGCGCCGGGCCGAGATACGCCGCCCCGGCAATACGCAGATAATACGCCGCCCCGATCGCCGAATTGAGCACGCCGATGATCGCCAACGCGTACATCGCCCCCTGATGCGCGTGCGCGGACGTCACCGTGAACGCCCCCGCGAACACGTAGACCTTTCCCAGAAAACCGGCCGTGGGCGGAAGCCCCATCAGGCTGAACACGCAAATGGCCATGGCCAGCGCCGCTTCCGGCGCCCGCCGGGAAAGCCCCGAAAGATCGTCGTACGTCTCCATCGCACGCCCGCCGCGCTCGTACGCCGCCAGAATCGCAAACGCCCCCAGGTTCATGACCCCATACACGGCCACGTAGAACAGCAGCGCCGATACGCCGTCACGCATCGGCCCGTCTCCCGCAACCGGTCCCACCAGCAAGGCCACCAGCATGTACCCCGTGTGCGCAATGCTCGAATATCCCAGCACGCGCTTCACGTTGCTCTGGAGCAGCGCCAGCACATTACCGGCCGTCATCGTGACCACCGCCAGCACCCACAGCGCCCAGAACACATGCTGCGGCAGGCTCCATCCGCAAACGGTCATCAGCTTGATCAGCGCAACGGACCCCGCCAGCTTGGGCACGAACCCCAGCAGCCCCGTCACCGGCGAAGCCGCGCCCTCGTAAACGTCCGGCGCGTACACATGGAACGGCACCGCCGCCACCTTGAACGCCAGCCCGCCGATCGCCAGCAGCAACCCCGCGATTCCCAGCGCGCCCAGCGACCCCGGCAGTGTCGAGGAAATGACACCCCCGTGGACATGCCCCATCAGCGTCGTCCCCGAAACGCCGTAGAGGAAGCTGAACCCGTACGCGAGAATGGCCGCCGAAAGCGCCCCGAGGAAGAAATACTTGAGCGATGCTTCCGATGCCCGCTGATCCAGCCGGCTCAGGGCGATCAACGCGTACGTCGGCACGCTCACCAGTTCGATGGCGAAGAAGAGCACGAGGTAATCGTTGGCCGAGGCCGTGAGCAGCACACCCAGCAGCGAGAACAGCATCATGCCCATGTACTCGCCGCGCTCTTCGGGAACGGGCTGGGCCCAGTTCACCAGCACCAGCAGGAACCCGACCCCCAGCGTGATCCAGCGGACGTAATGCGTCAGCGGCGAAAGCCACAGCCCCAGCATCGCGTGACCCGACGGCTCGCCGATCCGGTACGTCGCGAACAGCGCCCCCAGCACGACCACGGCCGCGAGGAACGGCACCGCCGGTGTCCGCTGCCCCGCCCGGCCCGCGCCGACGAGCAGTATCACGCACGTGCCGACCAGCAGAATCCACTCCGGCAGCAGCGGAAGGATGTAATGATCAACGACCATCGGCATCCTCCTTCGCCGCCAGCGCTACGCCGAGCTTGCTCGGACCCTCGCTCAGCGCGCCGGCCTTGATTGGCACGAACATCCCTTCCGAGCCGCCCAATTCCCCCCGCACGAATTCTTCTTTCGAGCCCCAGGCCTCAGCCTGCGCGGACGTGCCCATGTCGAGCATCCGGAACGCCGTGGAACCGCCAATTCCACATTCCGCATTCATCATTTCGCATTCTTCGCCCGCGGCGTCCGCCGTCGGGAATCCCGACGGCGACTTTTCCCGCAGAATGTGCTGCTCCGTGGCGACCGCAAACGTATCCAGCAGCGGCTTGGGATAAACCCCGATGAACACGCACGCCAGCGCGATCGGCACCAGGATGGAAATCTCCCGCGGCGTCAGGTCCGTGGTCAGCCCGCGCGACGTATCCGGCGTGTGCGGCGGCTCGGTCAGCGGGCCGAAGAGCACCCGCTGGCACATCCACAACATGTACACAGCACCGAGGATGATCCCCAGCGCCGCGGGAATCACATAAGCATATCCCAGCGGACCGGCCGGGTAGCCGTCCACGCCCGTGGCGGAAACCGCCGTCCCCAGCAACACCAGGAACTCGCCCCAGAAGCCGTTCAACCCCGGCAGGCCGATGCTGCTCAGCGTGAAAAACACCAGGAAGAACGCCATCCACGGCATCCGCCGGGCGAGCCCGCCGATCGCATGAATGTCCCGCGTGTGATAACGCTCGTAGAGGCAACCCACTACGAGGAACAATGCCCCCGTGGATAGCCCGTGGTTGATCATGTACAGCACGGCCCCGTTGACGCCCGCAATCTTCAGGCTGAAGAGCCCCAGCATGCAGAAACCCAGGTGCGAGACCGACGAATAGGCCACCAGCTTCTTGACGTCACGCTGCACCCACGCCGCCAGCGCCGCATAGAGAATGCCGATGATCGCCAGCACCGCGACATAAGGCCCCAACTGCTGCGAGGCGTAGGGCAGGATGGGAATGCTGATGCGACAGAAGCCGTACGTCCCCAGCTTGAGCAGCACGCCGGCCAGGATCACGCTGCCCGCCGTGGGCGCCTCGGTGTGCGCCAATGGAAGCCATGTGTGCACCGGGAAAAGCGGAACCTTGATGGCAAAACCCGCCGCGAACGCCAGGAACAACCAGAACTGGGCCTTCGACGCGATCCACCCCGCCTGCCCCAGCTTGGCGAGCTTCTCCATGTTCAGCGTGACGTAGGGCTGTTCACTCCACGATGTAATCTGGTAGCTGCAATAGGCGAGGTAAATGATGCCGGCCAGCATGAGCATGCTGCCCGACAGCGTGTAAATGAAGAACTTGTTGGCCGCCCGCCGCCGCTCCGGACCGCCCCAGATCCCGATCAGGAAATAAAGCGGTATCAGCGTGAACTCGAAGAACACATAGAATAACAGCAGGTCCTGCGCGCAGAACACGCCCAGCAGTCCAACCTGAAGCAATAACAGAAGCGTGTAATACTCCCGCTCGCGCTCCCGGATGGACGTGAAGCTCGACCAGATCGCCAGCGGCATCAGGAACGCCGAAAGCGTGAGCAGCCAGATGCTGATCCCGTCCACGCCGACGTGGTATTCGATCTCCACGCGCACGTCGCCCGTTTCGTCCACGGGATCAAGCCAGGTGTAACGTTCTTGAAGAAGGAACCTCGGATCGCCCCCGGCCGAGGACGGGGCGTTCTCATAAAAGCGGACCACCGCCAGAATCGCCAGGAGCAAAGTGACCAGCGAATAGAACAGCGCGCTCCAGCGCACCGACCGACCCTGCCCGTACGGTGGCATCCACAGCAGGAGCACGCCCAGCAGCGGCGAGAAGATAATCAGCGTCAGCAGACCCAGATTCGGTATCATGACTTACCGATGCCGTCGCGCGGCCCCGTCGCCTCTGCTACAACCAGTAGACCAATAGAAGCACGATCGTAATTCCCGCCACCATGCTCAGTGCGTAGCCCTGCATGACCCCGCCCTGCATCGTTCGCAGCACAAGCGCCAGCCCGCGGGGTACCGCCGTAATCGCCCAGAGCAAACCATCGATCAGGTAGTCGTCCAGTGCCACCGCAATGCGGCCCAGTTGCCGCGCCGGCGAGACGATCACCGCATCGTACAGCTCGTCCACGTACCACTTGTTCCACAGCGTTCGATACGCCCCTTCGAACGTCGCCCGGATCACGCCCGGGATCCACGGCTGACGCACGTAGAGCACGTAGGCCACGGCAATCGCCGCGAGCGCGATCGCCCCGGAAACGAACATCAGGCCGTATTCCTCCCAGAACGTCGGCTCGACCGTCCACCCCCCGTGCCCGTGGGCGCCGTGTGCGGCGAACGTGTGCGCGAACACCGGAGCGAGAAACTCGTGGAACGGCTTGCTCGCCACGCCGACATACCCCGCCAGAATCGCCCCGACGCTAAGCACCACCAGTGGCAGGAGCATCCACCCGCCGGACTCGTGCGCATGCACGCCCTCCGGCACACGGACCGGACCCGCGAACGCCAGGAACACCATGCGGAACGTGTAGAACGCCGTCAGCGCGGCCGTGACCAGCCCGATCGTTCCCAGCAGCCAGTGCGACGAGAACGCGTGGTGGATGATCTCGTCCTTGCTGAAGAATCCTGAGAGCCCCGGCACGCCCGCCAAAGCCATGGAACCGACCACGAAGGTGATGAACGTCCACGGCAGGACCTTGCGAAGCCCGCTGAAGCGGCGGACGTCAATCACCCCGCCCATGGCGTGCATCACGCTGCCCGCCCCGAGGAACAGCAGCGCCTTGAAGAACGCGTGCGTGAACAGGTGGAAAATGGCCGAGTCGGCCGCAAACACCCCGGCGCCGAGAAACATGTATCCGAGCTGGCTGATGGTCGAATACGCCAGGATGCGCTTCATGTCCGTCTGGACCAGCGCGATCGTCGCCGCGAACAGCGCCGTCACCGCCCCGATCGACGCCACCACCGTCATCGCCGTTTCCGACGACGCGAAGATCGCCCCGCACCGCGCCACCATGAACACGCCGGCCGTCACCATCGTCGCCGCGTGAATCAACGCCGACACCGGCGACGGACCCTCCATCGCGTCCGGGAGCCACACGTGCAGCGGAAGCTGGGCGCTCTTTCCACAGGCACCGCAAAGCAGCAGCAGGGCAATCGCCGTGACGCGCCCGTCGCTCAGCGCAACACCACTGGCCGTGACGCCCTGCTGAACCATGTCGAACACCGCGCCATATTCCAGCGTCCCGAAGGTCAGATAGATCAGCAGGATGCCCAGCCCGAATCCGAAATCGCCCACGCGATTGACCAGGAAGGCCTTCTTCGCCGCCGCGGCTGCCGCCGGCCGCCCGTAGTAGAACCCGATCAGCAAATAGCTGCACAGGCCGACCGCCTCCCACCCCAGGTAGAGCAGCAGGAAGTTGCCCCCCAGCACCAGCGTGCACATGGCAAAAACGAACAGCGCCAGGTACGCGAAGAATCGCTCATACCCCCGCTCCGGATGACCGTGCTCGCGCATGTAGTCCCGCGAGTAGATCACCACCAGCAGGGAGATGAACGTGACCGTTACCAGCATCACGGCCGTGAGCGGATCGATCAGAAAATCGACAAGGAAGGCTTTGCCCGCGGCGTCCAGTCCCCAGTCGTAAATGGGAATGGAAGCGGAAGGATGCTCCGCCCCAGCGCCGTGCACCGTCAGCAGAACGATAATCGCGCATACGCAGGCCGTGCCCACGCCCCAAATCGCCGGCCAATGCGCCCGGCTCTTGAGCCAAACGGGCCCCAGCCCCCCCGACAGGATCGCCCCCGCCAGCGGAGCCAGCAGGATCACGATCCCGCAGAGCTTCAGAGTTTGAATCGTCTCAGGCGACATACGTAGCGAGCCGCAGGCCTCGGCCTGCGCAGACCTTGATCAATTCCGGCGTAGCGTCCGCCGTGCGGACTTGCCGTGTGCCATTGCACTTGAGCAGCGCTTTCAGTCCGCCTCGCGGACCAATCCTGTGCCCGCCCTACCCACGCATCAACGACCACGCCTCGGCGTCGAGCGTACCGCGCCGGCGGTAGAGCAGCACCACCATACCCAAGGCCAGTCCCGCCTCCACGGCCGCGATGACCAGCAGAAACAGGGCGAATACCTGACCTTCCAGATGCTCGTGCAACCGCGAAAACGCCACGGCGTTGATCACCACACCCTGAAACATCACCTCCGTCGAAAGGAAGATGACGATCAGGTTCCGCCGCGACATGAAACCCACAAGCCCCAGGGCGAAGAGGATCGCGCCGACGACGATGTAACCGCTCAGCGGATTCATCAGAACGGATCCACCTCCCGTCCGATCTGACCCAGCGGCGTGGTCGGCACCGGAGCGCCCTCATACGGCACCCGCTTCCGCGACAACGCCACCGCCCCGATCATCGAAACCAGCAGCAATACGCCCGCGATCTCCAGCACGACCACGTACCGCGTCATCAGCACGGCCCCCACCGCCGCGACATTCCCCGGCGGAAGCGCCGTCGAACCATCCCCCCCAATCTCTACCGACCGCGCCGCCACAGCGCTCGGCGCCGGCACGCTCACCGACTCCCCCGCGTGACCCGCGATCGCCGCCATCAGCACGAACCCGGTCAGCACCGCCAGAAGCGGCTCCCGCGCCCGCGTGTCATACACCGTTTCCGTATGCTGCTGGGCCAGCATGATCACGAACAGATAGGTCACGATGATCGCCCCGGCATAGATGATCACCAACGCCACCGCCAGGAACTCCGCCTGAAGCAGCACGAGCATCGCGGCCGTGGAGATCACCACCAGCACAAAGTAAATCGCGCTGTACACCGGCTTGCGGTGTGTCACCACCCGCGACGCACCCAGTATCGCGATCGCCGAAAACAGGTAGAAGTAGAACGCCTGCGATCCGCCGACCAGCCCCCGCGCACCCAACACCAGTAACAGCGCCAACACGGCAAGCAGCCCCAGCACCGCCCCGGCCGCGCCCGTCCGACGACGCTCACCCCCCGGCAGCAGCAGGTACAGCCCCACCCCGCCCAGGGAGAAGACCATGTACAACAGGCTGGCCGAAACCGAACTCAACCGTGCTTCTCCCGTTCTTCACCCGCCTGATCCTTCGGCGCATCAACCCGCTGTCCGGACGTGTGCCCGGTGCCGGGGTAGCCGGTGATCTTCGGGTTCTTGCGAGGCTTCACGTCCTTGGTCGCATCGTAAATGCCCAGCAACTCTTCCTTGTCGAGAATCATCTCTTCCCGCGTCCGGCCGACAAGGTCGTAATGCTGCGTAAGCTCGATCGCATCCACGGGGCACGCTTCCTCGCACATCCCGCAGAAAATGCACCGCAGCTCGTCCAGATCGAACTTGACCGGGTATTTCTCCCGATCCGGCCAGGGAGACTCCCCCGCCTCGATATGGATGCAGTGCGCCGGACATGCCGTGGAGCACATGTAGCACGCCACGCACGCCACGCGCCCGTCCTCGTCGCGATTGAGCCGGTGCACCCCGCGGTAGTTCTCGATGCGCACCTCGCGCTTCTCTTCCGGATACTGCACCGTCTTCGCCTTGCGACCCAGCAGCGTCTTGCCCCAGTGGCGCAGCGTGACCCGCATGCCGTCAAGGATCTGCGGCAGATAGAGCTTCTCGGCCGCGCTCAACCGCGGCGCGTCAATCTCGATAATGTCCTCGTTGCGAATCATCGCCTCGATGCATTCCCCCGACTTTCCGTTCCCCGCGTTCCTCTCGAAACTACGACATCCCCGCCATCGCCCCGCCCTGAGCGGATTGCACCGGCGGCAGGTTCGAAGTCCTTCCCGTGATCTCCGCCTTCGACAGCCCCGCGTACACCAGCGTGCCGACCAGCGCCACCACGTTGCCGCCCAACGCCCACAGCGGCGACCGCTCCTCGCCCAGATACACCAGCACCACCGTCCAGACAAACAGCACCAGCATGAGCGGAATCAGCCCCGACCACGCCAGGCGCATCAACTGATCGAACCGGAAGCGCGGCAGCGTCCAGCGGACCCACATCATGACGAAAATGCAGATGGCCACCTTCCCCGACAGCACCAGAATCTTCGCCAGAACGGCCCCGAAATGCGTCACGTCCGGCTGCGTCCAGGCGATGCCCGGGAAGTGGTACCCGCCCAGGAACAGCACCGCCAGAAACGCGCTGCTCGTGATCATCGCCGCATACTCGGCCAGGAAGAACATGCCGAACTTCAGCGCGCTGTACTCCGTGTGAAACCCGCCGATCAGTTCCTGCTCCGCCTCGGCCAGGTCGAACGGCGCCCGGTTGGCCTCCGCCAGCATCGTCGTGAACAACACCACGAACGCGATGGGGTGCAGGAACACGTTCCACTTCGGTATGAACCCCAGCCAGTACTGCGCCTGCGGGGCGATCATCTCCTCCAGCCGCACCGTCCCCAAAGTGAGTACCACGATGAGGATGCACAATCCCATGGGGATCTCGTAACTCAGCATCTGCGCCGTGGCCCGAATGCCGCCGAAAATCGAGTATTTGTTGTTGCTGCTCCAGGCGCCCAGCACCACGCCGTACACGCCCATCGACGCCACGCCAAGGATGTACAGCAGGCCGATGTCCAGGCTCGCTACCTGGATATCGATGAGCTTCCCATTGATCTCCCAGTAGCCGCCCCAGGGAATGACCGCGAAGCCTATGAAACCCACGAGAAACATGATGGCCGGCGCCGCGATGAACAATGGCTTGTCCACGTTGCCCGGGATCACGTCCTCCTTGAACACGAACTTCAGCCCGTCGGCGATCGGCTGGAACAAACCCGCCGGGCCGACGCGATTCGGACCCCAGCGATCCTGAATCCACGCCGAGATCTTCCGCTCGAAGTAGATGCAGTACGCCACCGCCCCGAGCAAAACCCCCAGCACCACCAGCGCCAGCACCACGCTCACGCCGAACTGGCTGGTCAGAAAGTTGTAAAGCCCATCAGGCATACACCACGCCGCAAGCACTTCAGATGGAGGGCGCTTCTCCAGTCATGGAAAAGTCCGCCGTACCGCGCCCTTCTTCATTCCGCATTCACAATTCCGCATTCTTCAGTGTGCATGCACGACCGGCGCCGGCGGCTCGTAGACCTCTTTCATCGCCGGCACATCCCCGGCCATCATGTCCCGCACACTCTCCGGAAGAAACAATCCCACCAGCCCGGCAATCTCGTACAGGTACTGCCCGTCGCGCTTGGCACCCTCCGGAGGCTGAACCGCCCGCTCGAACCCCTGCGCCACGCCGCCGGCATTGATAAACGTCCCTTCCCGCTCCGCCCACGCACATGCGGGCAGCACGATCGTCGCTGCCTCCGTGAAAGCGTTTTCGAACATGTCCTGCACGACCAGCAGGCCTATCTTCGCCGCAATCTTGGCCGTGTCCTTGTCGACCCAGTTCTTCGGATACCCCCCGGCGATCCACGCCGCGGAGAACGTGTCCTTCCCGGCCTGCTCCACGAACTCGGCAAACGAAAGCGATCGACCGCCCGCGCCGGCAATGACCGCCTCCACGCCGCGCCGGTTCGGACACTTCTCATTCAAAATGGTGAACTTGATCTTCTCGCCCGACGCCCCGGCCGGGAACGTCTGATCCTCCCCCTCCGTCGGCACCGGCCCGGGAACCAGCGCCGCATCCGGCGCGACCTCGCGCATGAACTTCACGATCAGCCACGCCTCTTCGCAAGACAGGAACGGCGACAGCACGACGGCCACGCCTTCGCCGCCCTTCTCCCGGACGTGCTCCTCGAACCGGAAACGCACGATCTCCGGAACCGCGTCCCACGTCGGGTACGTGGTTTCCATCCCCCGCTTGACCCTCGGCCGGGCGATCCGCGTGCGATCGTGAACGTACTTCCAACCGAAGCGACCCTCGTCGCACATCCACCACTGGTTGACCTTGGGGTTGTAGCGCGGCTTGAGGCGGTAGATCCGATTGTCCGCGTGATCCACGCGGATCGAGCAGCCGGTGGCACAGCCCGGACAGATCGACTCCGCCCCTTTGAGCTCCCACACGCGGCGCTTGAAGAGGAAGTCCTTGTCCAGCAGCGAGCCCACCGGGCAGATGTCCACCACGTTGCCCTGCAACGGGTTGTCCAGCGGCTT
It encodes:
- a CDS encoding NADH-quinone oxidoreductase subunit J, coding for MSSVSASLLYMVFSLGGVGLYLLLPGGERRRTGAAGAVLGLLAVLALLLVLGARGLVGGSQAFYFYLFSAIAILGASRVVTHRKPVYSAIYFVLVVISTAAMLVLLQAEFLAVALVIIYAGAIIVTYLFVIMLAQQHTETVYDTRAREPLLAVLTGFVLMAAIAGHAGESVSVPAPSAVAARSVEIGGDGSTALPPGNVAAVGAVLMTRYVVVLEIAGVLLLVSMIGAVALSRKRVPYEGAPVPTTPLGQIGREVDPF
- a CDS encoding NADH-quinone oxidoreductase subunit I codes for the protein MIRNEDIIEIDAPRLSAAEKLYLPQILDGMRVTLRHWGKTLLGRKAKTVQYPEEKREVRIENYRGVHRLNRDEDGRVACVACYMCSTACPAHCIHIEAGESPWPDREKYPVKFDLDELRCIFCGMCEEACPVDAIELTQHYDLVGRTREEMILDKEELLGIYDATKDVKPRKNPKITGYPGTGHTSGQRVDAPKDQAGEEREKHG
- the nuoH gene encoding NADH-quinone oxidoreductase subunit NuoH; this translates as MPDGLYNFLTSQFGVSVVLALVVLGVLLGAVAYCIYFERKISAWIQDRWGPNRVGPAGLFQPIADGLKFVFKEDVIPGNVDKPLFIAAPAIMFLVGFIGFAVIPWGGYWEINGKLIDIQVASLDIGLLYILGVASMGVYGVVLGAWSSNNKYSIFGGIRATAQMLSYEIPMGLCILIVVLTLGTVRLEEMIAPQAQYWLGFIPKWNVFLHPIAFVVLFTTMLAEANRAPFDLAEAEQELIGGFHTEYSALKFGMFFLAEYAAMITSSAFLAVLFLGGYHFPGIAWTQPDVTHFGAVLAKILVLSGKVAICIFVMMWVRWTLPRFRFDQLMRLAWSGLIPLMLVLFVWTVVLVYLGEERSPLWALGGNVVALVGTLVYAGLSKAEITGRTSNLPPVQSAQGGAMAGMS
- a CDS encoding (2Fe-2S)-binding protein; this encodes MPKIIIDNQTIECRAGVPVLQAALEAGWDVPHYCYHPGLSIVASCRLCLMEMKMPDPKTQEMVWSPKLVPSCQTPVRDGMEVRFDSEKVKQNQSNCMEFFLLNHPLDCPVCDQAGECYLQDYSYEFGHATSRMVDLKIKNPKKDVGPKTLLYQDRCVMCTRCVRFAAEVSGTYELCVVNRGARAEIDVFPGKPLDNPLQGNVVDICPVGSLLDKDFLFKRRVWELKGAESICPGCATGCSIRVDHADNRIYRLKPRYNPKVNQWWMCDEGRFGWKYVHDRTRIARPRVKRGMETTYPTWDAVPEIVRFRFEEHVREKGGEGVAVVLSPFLSCEEAWLIVKFMREVAPDAALVPGPVPTEGEDQTFPAGASGEKIKFTILNEKCPNRRGVEAVIAGAGGRSLSFAEFVEQAGKDTFSAAWIAGGYPKNWVDKDTAKIAAKIGLLVVQDMFENAFTEAATIVLPACAWAEREGTFINAGGVAQGFERAVQPPEGAKRDGQYLYEIAGLVGLFLPESVRDMMAGDVPAMKEVYEPPAPVVHAH